The stretch of DNA CGCGCGCGCCATCCTCCGGAACCCCGAGGCCCTCCTGCTCGACGAGCCCACTTCCGCGCTCGATCCGCCGAACGCCACGCTCGTCATCGAAACGGTCTCGCGGCTGCGGGAGGCCCGCCGCCTCAGCATCGTGGCCGTGACACACCAACCGGATTTCGTGCTGCGGCTGGGCGGCACGCTCGTCTACCTGGTCAAGGGCCGCGTGGAAGCCTCGGCATCGCTGGACGGCCCCTCGCCCGTCCTCGGCGATCCGCGGCTCCAGGCCTTCCTGGCCGGCGAGCTGCCCTCGGCGCCGTCCGAGCCCCGATGAGCGCTCCGGCATCCGTCATCGACCTGTCGTACTGGCAGGTCGGCGTGGCCCTCGTCTTGGTCGCGGTGGTCATCGCGATCTCGATCCGGCAGTCGCTGGGACTCGAGCGCGATCTCCTCCTCGGCAGTCTGCGGACGATCGTCCAGCTCTACGCGGTCGGCCTCATCCTGGCCGCCGTATTCGCGGCGGCCCGCTGGTACTGGGTGCTGTTGATGCTGGTCGCCATGACGGCCGTGGCCACTCAGGCTGCCGTGTCTCGGCTTAGAAAGCCGATCCCCGGACGCCATGGAATCGCCGGGCTCGCTCTGACTCTCTCGACGGCCGCGATTCTCGCCTACGTGATCGGCGTCGTGGTCCAGGTGCGTCCATGGTATGAGCCCCAGTACGTGATTCCGCTGGCGGGCATGATCCTGGGCAATGCCATGACGGCGGCGGCGCTGGCGGGCGACCGGCTGCAGAGCGATCTCCGAGCGCGCGCCGATGAGGTCGAGGCCATGCTCTCCCTCGGCTTCTCTGGGCGCGAGGCCGTGCCGCCGCTGGTCCGGGCCGCCCTGCGCGCCGCCATGATCCCGACGGTCAACGGCATGATGACGGTGGGCGTGGTCCAGCTCCCGGGCATGATGACGGGGCAGATCCTGGCCGGCTCCTCGCCGCTGGTCGCCATCGAGTACCAGATCGTCGTAGTATTCATGCTCGCGGCGGGGACGGCGATGGCCTCGCTGATCTTCGTCCGCCTGGCCGTGGGGCGGTATCTCACGCCCGCCCACCAGCTCAGGCGTTACATGCTCTAGTGCGGACTACTCGTGAACATGTTTTCTCAACGGCGGCCCCCTCACCCTGCCCTCTCCCCCGACGCGGGGGGAGAGGGATGAGAATAGGCTCCTGATTCTTCGCTTTGATCCCTCTCCCCCATTGGGGGAGAGGGCAGGGTGAGGGGTACGTCACCGGACCTGGAGGAACACGATGCCCAAGAAGCCGCTCCCCACCGAACAGGAAGTGCGCTCCTATATCCGCGACCGCCGCAACTGGGGCCGCTGGGGCAAGGACGACCAGCGCGGCGCTATCAACCTGATCACGCCCGCCAAGCGGGCGGCGGCGGCGCGTCTCGTGAAGACCGGGCGCTCCAT from Candidatus Methylomirabilota bacterium encodes:
- the fetB gene encoding iron export ABC transporter permease subunit FetB is translated as MSAPASVIDLSYWQVGVALVLVAVVIAISIRQSLGLERDLLLGSLRTIVQLYAVGLILAAVFAAARWYWVLLMLVAMTAVATQAAVSRLRKPIPGRHGIAGLALTLSTAAILAYVIGVVVQVRPWYEPQYVIPLAGMILGNAMTAAALAGDRLQSDLRARADEVEAMLSLGFSGREAVPPLVRAALRAAMIPTVNGMMTVGVVQLPGMMTGQILAGSSPLVAIEYQIVVVFMLAAGTAMASLIFVRLAVGRYLTPAHQLRRYML
- a CDS encoding cyclase family protein; this translates as MPKKPLPTEQEVRSYIRDRRNWGRWGKDDQRGAINLITPAKRAAAARLVKTGRSISLSRPFPKDPGMNNALPAQHYMRTHARGKGAFAADYYGIYYH